The sequence below is a genomic window from Tachysurus vachellii isolate PV-2020 chromosome 2, HZAU_Pvac_v1, whole genome shotgun sequence.
tgaagagagacgtgtgtttgatacaggacaagatgaagagagacgtgtgtttgatacaggacaagatgaagagatagacgtgtgtttgatacaggacaagatgatgagagacgtgtgtttgatacaggacaagatgaagagagagacgtgtgtttgatacaggacaagatgaagagagacgtgtgtttgatacaggacaagatgatgagagacgtgtgtttgttacaggacaagatgatgagagagacgtgtgttggatacaggacaagatgatgagagacgtgtgtttgttgCAGGACAAGATGATGAGAGAGACATGTGTTGGATACAGGACAAGATGAtgagagacgtgtgtttgatacaggacaagatgatgagagagacgtgtgtttgatacaggacaagatgatgagagacatgtgtttgttacaggacaagatgaagagagagacgTGTTTTTGATACAGGACAAGATGACGAGAGACGTGTGTTTGATACATGACAAGATGAcgagagacgtgtgtttgttaCAGGACAAGATGAAGAGAGACGTGTTTTTGATACAGGACAAGATGACGAGAGACGTGTGTTTGATACAGGACAAGATGAtgagagacgtgtgtttgttaCAGGACAAGATGATGAGAGACGTGTATTTGATACAGGACAAGATGATGAGAGACGTGTATTTGATACAGGACAAGATGaagagagacgtgtgtttgatacaggacaagatgaagagagagacgtgtgtttgatacaggacaagatgaagagagacgtgtgtttgaTACAGGACAAGATGATGAGAGACGTGTGTTGGATACAGGACAAGATGAtgagagacgtgtgtttgttgCAGGACAAGATGATGAGAGAGACATGTGTTGGATACAGGACAAGATGAtgagagacgtgtgtttgatacaggacaagatgatgagagagacgtgtgtttgatacaggacaagatgatgagagacatgtgtttgttacaggacaagatgaagagagagacgtgtgtttgaTACAGGACAAGATGACGAGAGACGTGTGTTTGATACATGACAAGATGAcgagagacgtgtgtttgttaCAGGACAAGATGAAGAGAGACGTGTTTTTGATACAGGACAAGATGACGAGAGACGTGTGTTTGATACAGGACAAGATGAtgagagacgtgtgtttgttaCAGGACAAGATGATGAGAGACGTGTATTTGATACAGGACAAGATGATGAGAGACGTGTATTTGATACAGGACAAGATGaagagagacgtgtgtttgaTACAGGACAAGATGAAGAGAGACATGTGTTTGATACAGGACAAGATGAtgagagacgtgtgtttgttaCAGGACAAGATGATGAGAGACGTGTATTTGATACAGGACAAGATGATGAGAGACGTGTATTTGATACAGGACAAGATGaagagagacgtgtgtttgatacaggacaagatgatgagagacgtgtgtttgatacaggacaagatgatgagagacgtgtgtttgaTACATGACAAGATGAcgagagacgtgtgtttgttaCAGGACAAGATGAAGAGAGACGTGTTTTTGATACAGGACAAGATGACGAGAGACGTGTGTTTGATACAGGACAAGATGaagagagacgtgtgtttgatacaggacaagatgaagagagacgtgtgtttgatacaggacaagatgatgagagacgtgtgtttgttacaggacaagatgatgagagacgtgtgtttgatacaggacaagatgatgagagacgtgtgtttgatacaggacaagatgaagagagacgtgtgtttgttacaggacaagatgaagagagacgtgtgtttgatacaggacaagatgatgagagacgtgtgtttgatacaggacaagatgatgagagacgtgtgtttgatacaggacaagatgaagagagacgtgtgtttgatacaggacaagatgatgagagacgtgtgtttgatacaggacaagatgatgagagagacgtgtgtttgatacaggacaagatgaagagagacgtgtgtttgatacaggacaagatgatgagagacgtgtgtttgaTACAGGACAAGATGATTTACAGGATCTCTTGTGTTGATAACTGAAGGTCCTTTTAATTGCATGTCATCTGTTTCTGAGAGAAACACTAGAAAACATTGTTGAAATATACgtccatttataattttatataattatagatCGTTATAATGTCCAGATTACGATTGTTATAATGTTAAACTGATCTACATGCATTAAAACGTAAAGAAATAGATAAATGAATCGtttgaatgaatcagtgagttATATAATCGAATCATCTTCCGGTATCGACTCAGTTGCTCAGTGTAGTTATATTCACGGGTACCGCGAGGCGGCGCTTGTTTTTCTCGTTTACGTTTTAAATTGTCTCTCGTGCGCCGCCGTACGTATGGCATAAATACCGCGGAAGCGGAAGTCCCGCCCCTTTCGCCTCCTCGCGCACAGGCTGTGTAAGTATTCACGCTGAAACGCtaataaataatctgtaaaCATCTGCGTTATAAAGTGTAATAACGTGTATATGAGCGGTGATGTGTACAGGATTAGTGTTTATATTACACATAAaggggctctgtgtgtgtgatggttcatTTATATCGTGTTTAACTTCATGTTTATCTGCCGCAGGTTTCACAGGAGAGACAATGGTGAGggatctgtttattatttatatatttatactgttattatatataaatgtactgatttatttattatatatacatctGTTTTTAAATAAGTTATCTTTCGTTTATGACAAAAAGATGAATGTTAGCAGTTAGCAATATGTTagtttgtttactgtttataacGATGTTTATAACCGTTTATAACGTCTAAGTTTAGATTGTTTTTCGTTGTTTTATGTTGGTCACTTCATTAAACTTCATTGTTAACTTGGTGACTAACCAGTGATGTCTGAATGCTGTATTCTGATTGGCTACAGCATGTTGTATTGCCCTTCTGATTGGCTACATAACTTTCTATTGCCCTTCTGATTGGCTACAGCATGTTGTATTGCCCTTCTGATTGGCTACATAACTTTCTATTGCCCTTCTGATTGGCTACACACTGATTAAAAGTGTTTAgatttgtgtagtgtgtgatgaggtgaaggagtctccagtgtgaagtgtgtatgtgcacgaggacagtgagtgtgtgtgatgaggtgaaggagtctccagtgtgaagtgtgtatgtgcacgaggacagtgagtgtgtgtgatgaggtgaaggagtctccagtgtgaagtgtgtatgtgcacgaggacagtgagtgtgtgatgaggtgaaggagtctccagtgtgaagtgtgtatgtgcacgaggacagtgagtgtgtgatgaggtgaaggagtctccagtgtgaagtgtgtatgtgcacgaggacagtgagtgtgtgatgaggtgaaggagtctccagtgtgaagtgtgtatgtgcacgaggacagtgtgtgtgaggtgaaggagtctccagtgtgaagtgtgtatgtgcacgaggacagtgagtgtgtgtgatgaggtgaaggagtctccagtgtgagctctgtgtaccAGTCAGGTGCTGGAGCTGTgggtctttttacacctggtcacttcatgtgttgtctctgatctgatatctatctgatttgttaaaactgtcccatttacattagaccacataaacgtGTCTCtgtgaatcggatatcgatccgatctttctactcccgcccaaaatgctaatatattttacctcatttccggggtaattgtaatggaacacactttggtgtgtgtggttttcagaacgcgatcaaaaagaataCGATTaaactggttacgacgtttatgttacaaaaaacagcgtttagtttgctgcgttttcgctgacagcagcagcgcgttttaagccccgacgagacgcctgggtgaaagatcacctgagtgacgtagttctgtttgggaggagtttagtgctgacgtatgtggcttgaacaaccacattcatttacacctgtccagtttcatctgaaacacgtcccagaccacctcctgaaggggtttgtactgtcggatttatatccgtctctaAAACGTTatagagggcatttagacctggtctttttaccatcggatagatatctgatcacagaaaacacatgaagtcaccaggggtaaaaaggccctcaGATCTCTCCATCTTCAGGACTGAAGTTTACACTAAGATTGTTTTATCTTATGATGATGGACTGCTGAGGAAATTGTTTATCTGCTTTAACAGACAACAGATCAGTAAACATGACGTGGTgtaagacaaatacacactagTGTAAAATAACCCTCAGGATGGGAAATAAAttcatctgtttcttttccTCGTTTTTAAGCCACGCAAAATTGAAGAAATTAAAGATTTCCTGCTGACGGCCAGGAGGAAAGATGCGAAATGTGAGTGTTTAATTAGGACATTTtagttaaaacattaataatgctTTTGATCTCATCATCACTTTATAAGTTCCATGTgatgtacaatgtgtgtgtagctgttaAGATCAAGAAGAACAAGGACAATGTGAAGTTTAAGGTGCGCTGCAGCAGATATCTGTACACACTCGTCATCACAGACAAGGAGAAGGCTGAGAAGCTCAAACAGTCTCTGCCACCAGGTAACACACTCACCTTCATCCACAGCAAcatgcattatttatattggttaggggccttactcaggggcccagcagtgtaacccctctcacacacatactctccctctcacacacccattctcATGTGAAATCACTCACATACTCATGAATATTTAAACAATACCACTGATTCCACAGCAGACTCGTCAGTTTAACAGCATTGTGCACTGCTGTGTATCTTCTGTCCTGCTCAGAGCAGCACATGAGCCAGACCTGATGTGTGTGGAGTGATTGACGTGTGTGTGGTATTAAATTAACTTGTGCAAGATGTCCAAACACCCTGAGCCTGAGCGGTGCCCACGGTGCATTTACACGCTTGCGAGAGCAAAAGACGAACCAAGTGCTGAATTTCTGCTTTTATAGAAGCTTCAGTTCCACCGGTTCACCGACATTTACACTTAAACACGTCTGGGGATAAAATCACTCGTTATACTGTGACGTAACTCTGAAGTTTCTGTAATGCtgatttaatgttaataatccTGAACACAATCACCATACAATCACTTAACATCTGACTCTAATGAACTGAGGATCAACTGCAGCTGGGAGGAAGACTTGGTCTTaatatcattctctctctctctctctctttctctctctctctcaggtctgGCTGTGAAGGAGCTGAAGTAGAAGCTTTACTTGTACAAAAATGTTGTAATAAAAATTCGTAAATTCGACACTTTTTGGCTCATTTTTCTACAGGAGTGAACTTTATTATTGGTGTTTTGTGGTAATGTCATGGCCGGTAATGTCATGGCCGGTAATGTCATGGCCGGTAATGTCATGGCCGGTAATGTCATGGCCGGTAATGTCATGGCCGGTAATGTCATGGCCGGTAATGTCATGGCCGGTAATGTCATGGCCAGTAATGTCATGGCCAGTAATGTCATGGCCAGTAATGTCATGGCCAGTAATGTCATGGCCGGTAATGTCATGGCCGGTAATGTCTACATCCTTGTTACATGATGAAAGAACAAATGTGAGATGCATGTAGACATCTCATGTAGATCTTTAGATGTTTGAGGATGTAGTGCAGGTCTACACCAGGTCACTATGTCAGGTGAGTTATGTCCAagcagtgaggtgtgtgttgtgtcaacATTGGAGTGTTTTAATACACTTCAGTTTAATGTCTAGTTTTACATTTTCAGattgtaaaatgtgtttaaatacaaaatttatTGTACTGCAATCAGAACTGTAGTTTATACTGTTACTGAAGATGGAGGTTTAAATATAGGAACACGCAAACAAGGTTATTCAGTTTCACaggattttaataaatgtaaatttaaagaaTCATTTTGTAAGAGCTGaaggtggggggaaaaaacctgATTTCAAAATGCTTTCACCTTGATTGAGCATCTAAAGACAACACAAGTTTTCTTCGTCCATCTTCcatcctcaccacagtcacctgaggcttgttcattagggataaatacaaacatgtgtAAAGGCGtctaatgtttttgtgttatgtttatgATgcgttaagctgctttgagacaatgtccattgttaaaagttctaTATAACCAAGTTTAAGTTGATTAAGTACAATATAACTGCTGGATGTTTTCAGCTTGtagtgatttattttcatttacattattttcccTGTTATTTTGCTCATCAGGTGAATTTTAGAAATGTTGAAATATTCACAAGTTCTTTGTGGTCTTGTGATCAGTAAATcagggtttttgttttaaagacttttagGCAGGATTTTATGATGCTGCAGCACAAGTGGCTGTGGGTTAAAGTGACTCCTTGCTGTTCAATGTTTATCCtcaggagtttttcctcctgtTTAAGTACCTTTTTTCCTTCACTATTGCTGTCTGTCTGCAGAATTAGTCTCCTGTTTCCCCTGGAAATAAAATCCTTCTAAATTCATCTAGATTTAAATGATTACttttgtgttaaaagaggaTATGATGTTAATTTGTAGAGNNNNNNNNNNNNNNNNNNNNNNNNNNNNNNNNNNNNNNNNNNNNNNNNNNNNNNNNNNNNNNNNNNNNNNNNNNNNNNNNNNNNNNNNNNNNNNNNNNNNNNNNNNNNNNNNNNNNNNNNNNNNNNNNNNNNNNNNNNNNNNNNNNNNNNNNNNNNNNNNNNNNNNNNNNNNNNNNNNNNNNNNNNNNNNNNNNNNNNNNNNNNNNNNNNNNNNNNNNNNNNNNNNNNNNNNNNNNNNNNNNNNNNNNNNNNNNNNNNNNNNNNNNNNNNNNNNNNNNNNNNNNNNNNNNNNNNNNNNNNNNNNNNNNNNNNNNNNNNNNNNNNNNNNNNNNNNNNNNNNNNNNNNNNNNNNNNNNNNNNNNNNNNNNNNNNNNNNNNNNNNNNNNNNNNNNNNNNNNNNNNNNNNNNNNNNNNNNNNNNNNNNNNNNNNNNNNNNNNNNNNNNNNNNNNNNNNNNNNNNNNNNNNNNNNNNNNNNNNNNNNNNNNNNNNNNNNNNNNNNGATGCTGAGGATATagtgacccctaacgggaaaagctggAAGTACAAGACATTGATATCTAATGGGCCCTGATTACTGAATCACAGCAAGCACATGCTGAAGATACAGCAGATTTGAGAACACTGGGTACAAATGTCATGAGGTCTACAGTCTTTCTGCTAAATCTGTTGTTCATTTTAGAACGTCCCTGTTAAGGATGTTGAGCAGGAACCTTCTCAGACACTGACGATGGTTTCAGCAGATTCTGAATGACCCACAAATAAGAACACAATTTCAGCAAGGTGTTGAATACAGCATATATAATACAGCATGTATGACaccacatacaacaaacagggaaatgTGCTAGTGCAGGCCCGGACTGGCCTTCGGGAGCTCTGCAGGATTCAGTAGTATTTATGTAAAGTAGTCACATTCTTTTATATAAGTAGGAAGGGAGCAGGGAGACGAGAGCTGTGGTGCTAACAGGAACAAATATCATCATAATGAGATGTTAAAAAGAATTGCTGAGCATGAAGGGGGTAAAatccacacacagagagagagagagagcagaggtCCAAACAAGGGAGATATCAGTAATCTACTGACACAAAAACATGGTGATGGAGTACTGAAGAAGCGACAGGTCATAGAACTTGTGATTAATGTCATTGGTCAGCGGGGCCTTAGTTATCGTGGTGATAAACACAAGAGCGCTTATTCTTTAGAAGCTTTAACCATGGAGATATTTTAGagttaatactgtatatatttatgtatatatatataatacagcaTGTATGACACCAGTCTGCAAGCACACGTCAGTGAATGAAGTGAAAAGAGTAAAAAGATGCATGAAAGTGAACATAAAGTAAAAGCTCCCTTTTGACTTTGCTGTTCAAGACAACAGTAAGCAGTCATCCGTGTTTTCAGTCTCTTAATCCATCAAATACTTTCTGTAGAAGTTACAGAAGTTATATGTGACCCATGTCATCATTGAGaaactcatttttatttcatttcttgtcATTGACATTAAGAAATGCGTTGGCACCTTAACAGATGGATCTGCAAACAAGGGATTTTCTACACTTCTCATACAAGAGGCTCCAGCACAAGTCCATGTTTGGTGTCATTCACATTTACTTCATCTTGTGCTCGCAGATACAACTGGAATTGTAGTGTCAAGTGCATCACTTTTCTCTCTGCTAAATGATATCGTCACATTCATACACACGTTTAATAAACGCATTAAAGTGTGAGATGGAGTCAGTGAGGACAGGAGACACAGACGTATTGCTCTAATAGGAGAAACAGGGTGGTGGTCTGAAAGACACTTACATTGCATTTACAttgcagtgctgtagatctgagggtgtgaggtgcactgtgaggagtgatgagggctttgagggaagagggagatggtctggTTTTAGTAGACAAGCGTCAgggtttaaatctgatgtgttcagctacaggagccagtggaggaacacagcagtgaggtggtgtggagaacttaggcaggttgaagacaagtccttctgatgttgtagagaagaaaacgACATGatcgagtcacattagcaacatgagacgAAAAGGACAGTTGTGTGTCCATGATTACCCcgaggttgtgagctgtgactgaaggggagatcagattgttaTGCAGGAATATTgtaagatcatgacctggggatgaatcactcGGGATTAGcatcagttcagttttgctgggaaaTATTAGAAGAGCTACCTGTCCTTCTCATGACTGAAAacatggagagagtgagagtggctGTTCTCAGAAGACAGAGACACCAGGCTTTAGCTTTGTAGCTATTGAAACTCTGCTGCACCCCGTAAAGACATGCTGATATGCTGTATAGCTAGAAATTAGAGACCCAAATTCCTTCACAATGTTAGCTTTGGGTTATGCTACTGCTGTTCTAGAAGTCCCTTCAACAAAAACCTTTATGTTGTGGAAAGCAGAGCGATCAAAAGTAGAGAACTTTAGCCATTTTAGTAAAAAACTTTACAACTGCAATTTTTCAGGGTTTCAGCTGTTAAAAACAAGTGTAGAGGCCCTAGATATTAAATGACTCAAGCAGAATGAACCTGTGACCCCTGAACATCACCAGTTTCTCACACTGCTCTGGTGTGATCTTGGTCCAATCTTCTGTGTAGTGcatttcttaataataaatttagttCAGGACCTTTTCATTATTTCAGTGTTCTTAACTTTAAGTAACTGCTTTACCCATGTTGCACTGTGATGGAGGTTTATGTTGCAGGAGAATTGTGGGCTAATTGGGAGATAAATGCAGCAAAGGACCTGCATGTTGCTGAAGGAGGTTCTGATAGACATTTGGACTACTGCAGCTTTCTCTTCTGAACACAATTAgtcctctgtaaatgatccaaaatgaacctgcctaagttctccacatcACCTCACTGCTGCGCTCCTCCAATggttcctgtagctgaacacatcagatttaaaactcTGATGATTGTCTATAAAATCAGAGCAGcttcctcttacctcaaagctcttctcactcctcttgtctcatttctGAAATCTGCGAGCTGCTGATCTAAATGTGGCCCAGTATATACCAGGGCCATGTGGTGTTGTCCTTCTTTATCCAACTCCATCTCAGGAACTGATAGGTTCATTAAAAACACCTGCAGGTGAGATTGGACCAGCTTAAGGTTtgactttattgttattttagttCAGGGtcaagaaaataacaataaagttaaAATCTTACTGTGACTGTGAACACAATACAGGTGGAAATGTGTAGGTTTGTACACAGAGGGGTGAATTATATAGAAATCAGAAAGGTGTTACtgtataaatactttataaaacTCATTAATCTAAGTGTAATACAAGCTTTTAAATCATTGGGAATCAAGTTAATCATTAATGTGTTAAAGGCTAATGGAACAAAACAGTCAGGAATatacaataaattatttaagtatttaaaggTGACAGGATTTATTAATCAACAGAATTTAGGTTGTATTATTTTCTCTCTAACATTACTGGTCTTAGTCCTGTACGGAGCAGAAACAcactttaaatctttatttgtgtgaatgtgagatttttatatgtttatttagcattttagctCACATGTAAAGTCGTACAGCTCCATTTTTGTATcttgttataaatatttctgtgcACTTTATCACTCTGTgcttttggtttctttttctgttaAGAAGGAAACTGAACCTTTACACGACATGAAGGTCCTCATAAAAAGAGTTAACTAACAAGTAATAAATGGTTTTAATAACGACCTGCattaattatgatttattaggaacacatctctgtaacatgtttattaacactCAGTAACAGTACATCTAATCTTACACTTTCTAAATGTGATCTTATAAATAACCAGTTTATATGTCATTTAATGCctattttaaaaatagtaatTGATCATTAATAAAGTTTGTAAATGGATGTAAAACCTAGTAGGAAATCCCAATGacctaataaatattataaggaaaaaaacaggacatttCTCACTGTTTGTACATTTGTATGGTGTTTAACATCCTGATACACAGTTAGTGGCGTTAATGCaccataacaataaaaacaccaaGATGAAGAACTTCCTGGTTTTGAATCAGAGTTTAGTGATGATGTTAAACTCATGTCTTTTGACATCATTTGATTTATTGTGATTCTGCCCTTAATTCGTTTTGTTTttcgtttcttttcttttacgctctatttaagttcatttatgtctatttatttatttatttatttatttatttattttgtcttttctaaATAATCTATTACTTATTCTGTGTTAAACCTGTCATTTCTGCTATTTACTCTTGTAGAATGATTATTTGCCTTTGTTGTTTATATACTTttgtattcaattaaaaaaaaatcatgtctgGAAATCCCCAGCTCTTTATAGAGCCTATGTCATGAATGAGAGTTAAGTTTATGTAGATACTGTAGGCCAACGTGACATTACAGAACAATAGACCCAGAACCAGTTTGATGACATAAAAAATGCTATGACATCTACGTCAATGCTATTTATATGATGAGTGGTGGAAGATTACCAATCACTAAACTGTACTGCCTATAAAAGACAACGAGGGAGTGGAGACTCACCTGTCAACTTTGTAGAGAGGTTTAATGAAACCTTGAAGACTTTCCGTAGCAGCGTAACATCCGACGAACAGAGACGCGCTCTCAGAAACGTCCAGAACTGTACAAAAGTTTCCTCAGGTATGTATAAtccattttcatttctgtttagtAGACAAGCAGGAAGAGACGACGCAATATTACATTCATAAAGATGTTCCAGCGAGAGCGAACTCTCAACGGGACCAGAACTCAACAAACTGAACCAGCAGCTTCTTAGCACTCTGACCTCTCATGTTATTAAGGGCTttggaaaaacattttaagtcatttttttaaatataataagtaGGAGGGATTTAAAGTATCTACATTTATGGATGAAATAGTTTGCTagaataacaatattattaaggaaaaaagaATTAACACAGCAGTCTTTGGGTTTTCCAAATAAGATatgatgtaaagaaaaaacaaaactatcaGCAACCACCTTTCTTTCTATCAACCAGCCCTGAATTGATATAGAGGAGAAATAGCATGAAGAAAAGATATGATCCGTGTCTTCAGAATGGCTGTCACAGAAGGAACAGGACAATTTCTACACTCTAAAAACTGCTGGGTTAAAAACAACCCAATTTGGGTTATTTTGGCTAGTTGGGTTATCATGTTTACCTCAGCATGCTAGGTTGTGATTTTAACCCAACTGTTAGTTAAAAATGACGACAAAAATGAATTTAACCCAAAATGGGTCAGAAATTTAAGTGATTGAAATAAGGGGGCAGTCATGGCTTAATGGCTTAGAGTTTGACTCcaaaccctaaggttgtgggttcgagt
It includes:
- the rpl38 gene encoding 60S ribosomal protein L38; amino-acid sequence: MPRKIEEIKDFLLTARRKDAKSVKIKKNKDNVKFKVRCSRYLYTLVITDKEKAEKLKQSLPPGLAVKELK